From one Thalassospira lucentensis genomic stretch:
- a CDS encoding AraC family transcriptional regulator codes for MANAVRHNPARRAPVSDRHREIARHWRAADGIDLFEADYKRFSFPKHSHDYYAFGTILNGAEQFMTGGTNYVARRGQLLMMNPMQVHDGGPASDDGYQYQIMFIAPEIFGDLVAELSPNSTGLPFFGNHVVDDPELHLQLQSLHRMFRPDLHQTTGQLERDSQLLYSAARLALRHADAPPFSYQPGSEDKRVRAVIDYMADHLDANISLDELASLTGLSRFHLLRVFRHATGLPPHTYFNHMRLRRAKRMLFDGFGIADVAAATGYADQSHLNRHFKTMWGVSPGAFIAGLAPAAKKSR; via the coding sequence ATGGCCAATGCAGTTCGACATAATCCTGCGCGCCGCGCACCGGTATCCGACCGCCATCGGGAAATCGCCCGCCACTGGCGCGCGGCGGACGGTATTGATTTGTTCGAAGCCGACTACAAACGCTTTTCCTTTCCCAAACACAGCCATGATTATTATGCGTTCGGCACCATCCTGAACGGAGCCGAACAATTCATGACCGGCGGCACCAACTATGTCGCCCGGCGGGGTCAGTTGCTGATGATGAACCCGATGCAGGTCCATGACGGCGGCCCGGCATCCGATGACGGTTACCAGTATCAGATCATGTTTATCGCGCCCGAAATCTTTGGCGATCTGGTGGCTGAACTGTCCCCCAACAGCACCGGTCTGCCGTTTTTTGGCAATCATGTGGTCGATGACCCGGAACTGCATCTGCAACTGCAATCCCTGCACCGCATGTTCCGACCTGATCTTCACCAGACGACCGGCCAGCTCGAACGCGACAGCCAGCTTTTATACAGTGCCGCGCGGCTTGCGCTCCGCCATGCCGATGCACCGCCCTTTTCCTATCAACCGGGCTCCGAAGACAAACGTGTGCGCGCCGTCATCGACTATATGGCCGACCATCTTGATGCCAATATATCGCTCGATGAACTGGCAAGCCTGACCGGGCTAAGCCGATTTCACCTGCTGCGCGTTTTCCGTCACGCCACCGGATTGCCACCGCATACCTATTTCAATCACATGCGCCTGCGCCGGGCAAAACGCATGCTGTTTGACGGCTTTGGCATAGCCGATGTCGCGGCGGCCACCGGCTATGCCGATCAAAGCCACCTGAACCGGCATTTCAAAACCATGTGGGGAGTCAGCCCCGGCGCCTTCATCGCAGGCCTTGCCCCGGCGGCCAAAAAATCCCGCTAG
- a CDS encoding methyl-accepting chemotaxis protein, whose translation MFLDRIRIGYRIFAGFLVLVVMLLGLSALSSWYLLGFGGHADRIAKSTQLVGLANEYALKLERLSNQVLLFAQTVDPMDREGISTIRESAEASGAALINQLRAEGDSEKADALESLNAEYIATLEPLVLRAENLTAASDTMLLGAHQLGKSAGELVDFITKRDPALAEKYADKLGSANLSAIVNSLQYAILRTPESLDAARTETSTLTDLQEEIKNSVDGLKRADKKLFSYAVRDNDLLKQGANQLEGSIGGFRQSMDDFKSAVREVQAITQNIREEAVAGQNMLVEAAHGESENKAITNMVVAGIGALIAFGLAITIALSILRPLRRVNGDMTRLSENNTDIDLVDFNRGDEFGAMSRTVAIFRENALKIEQMAEERIALQREEEEKRRASLGAMAETIEGETAGLVQSVTHQVTRMREAVGEVAAAAERVTGQTEMATNAAEQSQSHAHSISEAATRLSDAIGSIANRVDRQRAIAQNAVGSTQQSAEAVDDLREVATSIEQIVDLIRGIAGQTNLLALNATIEAARAGEAGKGFAVVAAEVKNLAGQTAQATEQITAHVSAMGNVTDRCVRSMEDVGVTVRDMMSISEEVAGDVEHQRRETEEISLAIASASDAALHVSNAIHEVSRDIEVTRKLSIDLTRRADEVDRNVTELSGSLDRAVESAASDESRADGDDGEMDEASNLVDFPAQYIRGAA comes from the coding sequence ATGTTTCTCGACCGTATTCGCATTGGCTATCGCATTTTTGCGGGCTTTCTTGTGCTTGTCGTCATGCTGCTAGGGTTAAGCGCCCTGTCATCCTGGTATCTGCTGGGCTTTGGCGGGCATGCCGACCGTATTGCAAAAAGCACCCAGCTTGTCGGGCTTGCAAACGAATATGCATTGAAGCTTGAACGTCTGTCGAACCAGGTTCTTCTGTTTGCGCAGACGGTTGACCCGATGGATCGCGAAGGTATTTCGACCATCCGTGAAAGTGCCGAAGCCAGCGGTGCGGCGCTGATCAATCAGCTTCGTGCCGAGGGTGACAGCGAAAAGGCCGACGCGCTTGAGAGCCTTAATGCGGAATATATCGCAACGCTTGAGCCGCTTGTCCTGCGGGCGGAAAACCTGACGGCGGCGTCCGATACCATGCTTCTTGGAGCCCATCAGCTTGGCAAATCGGCGGGCGAACTGGTTGATTTCATCACCAAACGCGATCCGGCACTTGCCGAAAAATATGCCGACAAGCTTGGTTCGGCGAACCTCAGTGCCATCGTCAACAGCCTGCAATATGCGATCCTGCGCACCCCGGAATCACTTGATGCGGCACGCACGGAAACCTCGACCCTGACCGACCTTCAGGAAGAAATCAAAAATTCGGTCGATGGGTTGAAACGCGCGGACAAGAAGCTGTTTTCCTATGCGGTGCGCGACAATGACCTGTTGAAGCAGGGGGCGAACCAGCTTGAGGGGTCGATCGGTGGCTTCCGCCAATCAATGGATGATTTCAAGTCAGCCGTCCGCGAAGTGCAGGCGATCACCCAGAATATCCGCGAGGAAGCCGTGGCGGGCCAGAACATGCTGGTCGAGGCAGCACATGGTGAATCCGAAAACAAGGCGATCACCAATATGGTGGTGGCCGGGATCGGTGCGCTGATCGCGTTTGGTCTGGCGATTACGATTGCGCTTAGCATCCTGCGTCCGTTGCGCCGGGTGAATGGCGATATGACACGGTTAAGCGAAAACAACACCGATATCGATCTGGTCGATTTCAATCGAGGTGATGAATTTGGTGCGATGTCGCGAACCGTGGCGATCTTCCGCGAAAATGCGCTTAAGATCGAACAGATGGCCGAGGAACGCATTGCCCTTCAGCGCGAGGAAGAAGAAAAACGCCGCGCATCGCTGGGGGCGATGGCCGAAACCATTGAAGGCGAAACCGCAGGTCTTGTGCAATCCGTCACCCATCAGGTGACCCGGATGCGCGAAGCGGTGGGCGAGGTTGCCGCCGCTGCCGAACGTGTGACCGGCCAGACCGAAATGGCGACCAATGCGGCCGAACAAAGCCAGTCGCACGCCCATTCGATCAGCGAGGCGGCAACGCGGCTTTCCGATGCCATCGGGTCGATTGCTAACCGGGTTGACCGGCAGCGCGCCATTGCCCAGAACGCGGTGGGATCGACCCAGCAATCCGCCGAGGCGGTCGATGACCTTCGCGAAGTGGCGACCAGCATTGAGCAGATTGTCGATCTGATCCGCGGGATTGCGGGGCAGACCAACCTTCTGGCGCTTAACGCGACCATCGAGGCGGCACGCGCGGGTGAAGCGGGCAAAGGCTTTGCCGTGGTCGCGGCCGAGGTCAAGAATCTTGCAGGTCAAACCGCGCAGGCAACCGAGCAGATCACAGCCCATGTCAGTGCGATGGGCAATGTGACGGATCGTTGTGTTCGGTCGATGGAAGATGTCGGTGTGACCGTGCGCGACATGATGTCGATTTCCGAAGAAGTGGCAGGTGATGTTGAACATCAGCGCCGCGAGACCGAGGAAATCAGCCTTGCGATTGCATCGGCCAGTGATGCGGCGCTTCATGTCAGCAATGCCATCCACGAGGTATCGCGCGATATCGAGGTGACGCGGAAACTGAGCATCGATCTGACACGTCGGGCGGACGAGGTTGATCGTAATGTGACCGAGCTTTCCGGGTCGCTTGACCGGGCGGTGGAATCCGCCGCGAGTGATGAAAGTCGTGCTGATGGGGATGATGGCGAGATGGACGAGGCGTCCAATCTTGTTGATTTCCCGGCGCAATATATTCGCGGGGCTGCCTGA
- a CDS encoding efflux RND transporter periplasmic adaptor subunit produces the protein MSRTGRLVVFLLVIAAVGGGWFAYDKGMLPFVGAGSVAGGDGASRSGNPALPVIAEYASIMEEKTVVEAVGTGRSTLGVSIYPAVSGEVSDVLFHAGETVSRGQVLLILDSDRERLARDLASVQVKDASQLLDRYEQARPLGAVSASEVDAARTALAEARIRLDQAEVDLADRTILAPFNGTVGIPQVEPGDRVDSSTLIATLDNVESVLVDFEVSETRFDNVKIGQSLRVETWSLPGEWFEGTVDSIASRIDPESRTFNVRARIPNPTGRLLSGMSFAVYVDIEGQTYPSVPEISVLWGDGGTYVWRIKDDKVERVPVRVVKRTQGRILLDGPIAKGDLVVVEGVLRLRPGRDVAATIRSGDETGVAQRNGTGEGS, from the coding sequence ATGTCACGCACAGGTAGGCTAGTCGTATTTCTGTTGGTTATTGCCGCGGTCGGTGGCGGCTGGTTTGCCTATGACAAAGGGATGTTGCCTTTTGTCGGGGCAGGAAGCGTTGCCGGGGGCGATGGCGCGAGCCGTTCGGGCAACCCGGCCCTGCCGGTGATTGCCGAATATGCCAGCATCATGGAAGAAAAGACGGTTGTCGAGGCGGTCGGAACTGGTCGGTCGACACTGGGCGTTTCGATCTATCCGGCAGTTTCAGGCGAAGTCAGTGATGTTCTTTTTCATGCCGGTGAAACGGTTTCACGCGGGCAGGTTCTTTTGATCCTTGATTCCGATCGGGAACGGCTGGCGCGTGATCTGGCATCGGTGCAGGTCAAGGATGCAAGCCAGCTTCTGGACCGGTACGAGCAGGCCCGTCCGCTTGGCGCGGTATCGGCAAGCGAGGTGGATGCGGCACGCACCGCCCTTGCCGAGGCGCGCATTCGGCTGGATCAGGCCGAGGTTGACCTTGCGGACCGCACCATTCTGGCACCGTTCAATGGCACGGTTGGTATTCCGCAGGTGGAGCCGGGCGACCGTGTGGACAGTTCCACATTGATCGCGACACTTGATAATGTCGAAAGCGTTCTGGTCGATTTTGAAGTTTCCGAAACCCGGTTTGACAATGTGAAAATCGGGCAGTCGCTTCGGGTGGAAACCTGGAGCCTGCCGGGGGAATGGTTTGAGGGGACGGTTGATTCAATCGCCAGCCGTATTGATCCCGAAAGCCGCACATTCAATGTCCGCGCGCGTATTCCCAACCCGACCGGAAGACTTCTTTCGGGGATGTCCTTTGCTGTTTATGTCGATATCGAAGGCCAGACTTATCCGTCGGTTCCGGAAATTTCGGTTTTGTGGGGCGATGGTGGCACCTATGTCTGGCGGATCAAGGATGACAAGGTCGAACGGGTTCCGGTCCGTGTCGTAAAGCGGACACAGGGACGCATCCTGCTTGACGGGCCGATTGCCAAGGGTGATCTGGTGGTGGTCGAAGGCGTGCTGCGCCTGCGGCCGGGCCGAGATGTGGCGGCGACCATTCGCAGCGGCGATGAAACCGGTGTTGCCCAGCGCAACGGCACCGGCGAAGGGTCGTAA
- a CDS encoding efflux RND transporter permease subunit, whose translation MQDGNQNENQNDLASLSIRRPVLISVVSLLIILAGLAAMLGVEIRELPNVDQPTVTVYATYDGASPETVDAEVTSLLEGAASRVSGVKRISSNSEEGTSRVRVEFYPDIEINDAANDIREAVSRASRTLPDEVEDVRVVKADADASAIMRLAVVSNRLTEEELANIVDDQISPALLSVPGVAEITINGEREKVLHVRVDPLRLASYGFSVQDVADVLRTAKFDIPAGSFDSSDQKLFVRADASVWEVEDVKQMFIRNQVRLGDVADVYYGPDDATSYVRLDGRTVIGLGVVRQAQSNTIAISDGIREVAERLNSQYDDIDVFVNSDDAVFIEGALWEVLNSLALAIIIVIGVLYLFLRSFTATLIPTVTIPIALVGTVAAIWMMGFSINILTLLALVLATGMIVDDAIVVLENIQRRRHQGLGSMAAAVLGTRQVFFAVIATTLTLVSVFVPISFLPSTAGRLFREFGFVLAFSVAVSSFVALSLCPMLASRLKHIDPHDGQKDAKPNFLERIGLYCSGVYKYILEWVLRFPLITLIVSIFAGVLAFGVYNTVTQELLPDEDRGRILVSLRGPDGVGIDYMDRQVETVENILRPIVEAGDAYNIYTIVGLWDPNRALVIAPLVPWNERSRSQQNISNSIRGSLEALPGVQAFVYQPNSLGLRGGTGEGFEFALTGTNYRTLAANARAMQQELEANYPQFVGLRVSYQTTQPQLLVNIDRQRAFDLGIPIESLDTTLRTMIEGYEVTEITVDDENIPVKLRSSAGSINDPSDLENLFVSNGEGRILPLSSVISLTEEAVASELEREGQQRAVKISGNLAPGYTLQQAVVDIDEVADRVLPPGMSVLFLGDAATLGETSHDVQITFLIAVLVVLLVLAAQFESFMSALVVVLTVPFGLAAAIYALGLSGTSINIYSQIGLVMLVGLMAKNGILVVEFADQLRDAGKSVREAVHDAAMIRLRPIMMTMISTVLGGLPLVLGTGAGAEARAAIGWVVFGGLGFATVFTLFLTPVLYLLLAPLVSARADGGKKLQSQLRSAESIPDKGEIEGSTS comes from the coding sequence ATGCAGGACGGGAATCAGAACGAAAACCAGAATGATCTGGCGTCACTCAGCATCCGTCGCCCCGTTCTTATTTCCGTGGTGTCGCTTTTGATCATTCTGGCGGGTCTTGCCGCCATGCTGGGTGTTGAAATCCGCGAGCTGCCCAACGTTGATCAGCCGACGGTCACGGTTTATGCGACCTATGACGGGGCCTCGCCCGAAACGGTTGATGCCGAGGTCACAAGCCTTCTTGAAGGGGCAGCGTCGCGCGTCAGTGGTGTCAAACGCATCAGTTCAAACAGCGAAGAAGGCACGTCGCGGGTTCGCGTCGAATTTTATCCCGATATTGAAATCAATGATGCGGCCAATGACATTCGCGAGGCGGTCAGCCGCGCATCAAGAACCCTTCCCGACGAGGTCGAGGATGTCCGCGTGGTCAAGGCCGATGCGGATGCCAGTGCGATCATGCGGCTTGCGGTGGTCAGCAATCGGCTGACCGAGGAAGAGCTCGCCAATATCGTTGATGACCAGATCAGCCCGGCGCTGCTTTCCGTGCCCGGTGTGGCCGAAATCACGATCAATGGCGAACGCGAAAAGGTTCTGCATGTCCGGGTCGATCCGCTGCGACTGGCCAGTTACGGCTTTTCGGTTCAGGACGTTGCCGATGTTTTGAGAACCGCCAAGTTCGACATTCCCGCCGGCAGTTTTGATTCCAGCGATCAGAAGCTTTTTGTCCGGGCGGATGCGTCGGTCTGGGAGGTCGAGGACGTCAAACAGATGTTCATCCGCAATCAGGTGCGGCTGGGTGATGTAGCGGATGTCTATTACGGGCCCGATGATGCGACATCCTATGTGCGCCTTGATGGCCGGACCGTGATCGGGCTTGGCGTTGTCAGGCAGGCGCAGTCAAACACGATTGCGATATCGGATGGCATTCGCGAGGTGGCCGAACGGCTGAACAGTCAGTACGACGATATCGACGTGTTCGTGAACTCGGACGATGCGGTGTTTATCGAAGGCGCGCTTTGGGAAGTTCTGAACAGTCTGGCGCTGGCGATCATTATCGTGATCGGGGTTCTGTATCTTTTCCTGCGGTCCTTTACCGCGACACTGATCCCGACGGTGACCATTCCAATTGCGCTTGTCGGGACGGTGGCCGCGATCTGGATGATGGGCTTTTCGATCAATATCCTGACGTTGCTGGCGCTTGTTCTGGCGACGGGGATGATTGTTGATGATGCGATTGTGGTGCTGGAAAACATCCAGCGCCGCCGTCATCAGGGATTGGGATCGATGGCGGCCGCAGTTCTGGGGACGCGGCAGGTGTTTTTTGCGGTGATTGCCACCACACTGACGCTGGTATCGGTGTTTGTGCCGATTTCGTTTTTGCCAAGCACGGCAGGCCGCCTTTTCCGGGAATTTGGGTTCGTGCTGGCATTTTCGGTTGCGGTGTCTTCGTTTGTTGCCCTGTCACTGTGCCCGATGCTGGCGTCGCGGTTAAAGCATATCGACCCGCATGACGGGCAAAAGGATGCCAAGCCCAACTTCCTTGAACGGATCGGCCTCTATTGTTCGGGTGTTTACAAATACATTCTGGAATGGGTTTTGCGGTTCCCGCTGATTACCCTGATCGTGTCGATCTTTGCCGGGGTGCTGGCATTTGGGGTCTATAACACGGTCACACAGGAACTTCTGCCCGACGAGGATCGCGGGCGTATTCTTGTATCGCTGCGCGGGCCGGACGGGGTTGGCATCGATTACATGGACCGGCAGGTCGAAACGGTTGAAAACATCCTGCGTCCGATTGTGGAGGCCGGTGATGCCTATAACATCTATACCATTGTCGGGCTTTGGGATCCGAACCGTGCGCTTGTGATTGCACCACTGGTGCCGTGGAACGAGCGCAGCCGCAGCCAGCAGAATATCAGCAATTCGATCCGCGGAAGTCTTGAGGCATTGCCCGGTGTTCAGGCCTTTGTCTATCAGCCCAACAGCCTTGGTTTGCGTGGTGGTACCGGCGAGGGATTTGAATTTGCCCTGACGGGGACGAATTACCGCACGCTGGCGGCAAATGCGCGCGCCATGCAGCAGGAGCTTGAGGCGAATTATCCGCAGTTTGTCGGTCTTCGGGTTTCCTATCAAACGACCCAGCCGCAATTGTTGGTGAATATTGATCGGCAGCGCGCCTTTGACCTTGGCATTCCGATTGAAAGCCTTGATACGACCCTTCGCACGATGATCGAGGGATATGAAGTTACCGAGATCACGGTGGATGATGAAAACATCCCGGTGAAGCTGCGCAGCAGTGCGGGCAGCATCAATGACCCATCCGATCTTGAGAACCTGTTTGTCAGCAATGGCGAGGGTCGTATTTTACCGCTGTCATCGGTCATCAGCCTGACCGAAGAAGCGGTTGCATCCGAACTTGAACGCGAAGGGCAGCAGCGTGCGGTCAAGATTTCGGGCAATCTTGCGCCGGGTTATACCCTGCAGCAGGCGGTTGTCGATATTGACGAGGTTGCAGACAGGGTGCTGCCGCCGGGCATGAGCGTCCTGTTCCTTGGCGATGCGGCGACACTTGGCGAAACGTCGCATGATGTGCAGATCACGTTCCTGATTGCGGTGCTTGTCGTGTTGCTGGTGCTTGCCGCGCAGTTCGAAAGCTTCATGTCGGCCCTTGTGGTTGTCCTGACCGTTCCGTTCGGGTTGGCAGCGGCAATTTATGCGCTGGGCCTTAGCGGCACATCGATCAATATCTATAGCCAGATCGGGTTGGTGATGCTGGTCGGGCTTATGGCCAAGAACGGCATTCTGGTGGTGGAATTTGCCGATCAGTTGCGCGATGCCGGGAAATCCGTGCGCGAAGCGGTTCATGATGCGGCGATGATTCGCCTGCGGCCGATCATGATGACGATGATTTCGACCGTGCTTGGCGGGTTGCCGCTTGTGCTTGGCACCGGGGCCGGGGCCGAGGCGCGTGCGGCGATTGGCTGGGTCGTTTTTGGCGGGCTTGGTTTTGCGACGGTCTTTACCCTGTTCCTGACACCGGTTCTTTACCTTCTGCTGGCGCCGCTGGTTTCGGCCCGTGCCGATGGGGGCAAGAAACTGCAAAGCCAGTTGCGATCTGCGGAAAGCATTCCTGACAAGGGCGAGATTGAAGGAAGTACCAGCTAG
- a CDS encoding efflux transporter outer membrane subunit, translating to MSVKRLSICCALPLLIGLSACQTVGPDYVAPKFDLVGAYTPPVPVIAANQADHGRWWESTSDPVLRDLIALGLANNLDLRIAASRIEEARAVARGVSGANGIEVGASVNGDAERGTSSRERGDQTTDLGFGAGIDFSWTADVWGGQQREDEVALADYLEQVYLREDVYLTVIADIVRNYIELRGTQKRQELLRSSLDLQRQTSNIVQVRMQTGLASELDLSRARAEVSDIEATLPTLQTDIDRSINAIAILLGAQPGTYRDRLVDVQPLPEFDSAPPIGIPADLLRRRPDVRAAELSLISATSEIGVQTADLYPELTLDGSLALGATGYGTGPIVRTAMAAIGAVIDATLYDGGARQADIDVAEQQAQQAFYSYQQTLLVAIQDVESAIYGYVGAVQQRDSLISSVRYHRQAFEQSRVRYVQGLSNFLDVLDSQRTLTQSQQDLADAETDLELETINLYSAVGLSVEDVERYADKAGIDMNNG from the coding sequence ATGTCTGTAAAACGTCTTTCAATCTGTTGTGCCCTGCCGCTTCTGATCGGACTTTCGGCCTGCCAGACGGTCGGTCCGGATTATGTTGCGCCGAAATTTGATCTTGTCGGGGCCTATACCCCGCCGGTGCCGGTGATTGCGGCCAATCAGGCCGATCATGGCCGTTGGTGGGAAAGCACCAGTGATCCGGTTTTGCGCGATCTGATCGCGCTTGGTCTTGCCAATAACCTTGACTTGCGGATCGCGGCCAGCCGGATCGAGGAAGCCCGTGCTGTGGCGCGCGGGGTATCGGGGGCAAATGGCATCGAGGTCGGTGCCAGTGTTAATGGCGATGCCGAACGCGGCACATCATCGCGCGAACGCGGCGATCAGACGACGGACCTCGGATTTGGGGCCGGCATCGATTTTTCATGGACGGCGGATGTCTGGGGCGGGCAGCAGCGCGAGGACGAAGTCGCGCTGGCGGATTATCTGGAACAGGTTTACCTGCGCGAGGACGTTTATCTGACGGTGATTGCCGATATCGTGCGCAACTATATCGAGCTGCGCGGTACGCAGAAGCGTCAGGAATTGCTGCGCAGTTCGCTCGATCTGCAACGCCAGACCAGCAATATCGTGCAGGTCCGGATGCAGACGGGGCTGGCGTCCGAGCTTGATCTTTCGCGTGCCCGTGCCGAGGTTTCCGATATCGAGGCGACATTGCCGACATTGCAGACCGATATTGACCGGTCGATCAACGCGATTGCCATCCTTCTGGGCGCGCAGCCAGGGACCTATCGCGACCGTCTGGTGGATGTGCAGCCGCTGCCGGAATTTGACAGTGCGCCGCCGATTGGTATTCCGGCCGATCTTTTGCGCCGTCGCCCCGATGTCCGCGCAGCGGAGCTTTCATTGATTTCCGCTACGTCGGAAATTGGTGTTCAGACGGCTGATCTTTATCCCGAATTGACGCTGGACGGGTCACTCGCGCTTGGAGCCACGGGATATGGCACGGGGCCGATTGTCCGTACCGCGATGGCCGCCATCGGGGCGGTGATTGATGCGACGCTTTATGATGGTGGGGCACGACAGGCCGATATTGATGTTGCCGAACAACAGGCGCAGCAGGCATTTTACAGCTATCAGCAGACGCTTCTGGTCGCCATTCAGGATGTTGAAAGTGCGATTTACGGATATGTCGGGGCGGTTCAGCAACGCGATTCCCTGATTTCGTCGGTGCGCTATCATCGTCAGGCGTTTGAACAGTCCCGTGTCCGGTACGTTCAGGGGCTTTCAAACTTCCTTGATGTGCTTGATTCGCAGCGCACCCTGACGCAGTCCCAACAGGACCTTGCGGATGCAGAAACCGATCTGGAACTCGAAACCATCAATCTTTATTCCGCCGTCGGGCTGAGCGTTGAAGATGTTGAACGTTATGCCGACAAGGCCGGGATTGACATGAATAATGGTTAG
- a CDS encoding alpha-ketoglutarate-dependent dioxygenase AlkB, whose product MTGDLFANEPPRNLLPFDGEALLLREVMAASDADRAFERLLSGIVWQQEIAKLMGREIAVPRLTAWYGDVAYRYSGVYHPASPFPKIVAPLRDLAEEKSGASFNTVLLNHYRDGRDSVSWHADDEDVLGENPVIASLSFGEERRFHFRHKKTGDRVSVDLPHNSLLIMRGATQHHWLHQIPKTARQIRPRINLTFRHTAPENKVRGR is encoded by the coding sequence ATGACGGGCGATTTGTTTGCCAACGAACCACCACGCAATCTGCTGCCCTTTGACGGGGAGGCATTGCTGCTGCGTGAGGTCATGGCGGCAAGTGATGCGGATCGCGCGTTTGAACGGCTGTTAAGCGGCATTGTCTGGCAGCAGGAAATTGCCAAGCTGATGGGGCGCGAGATTGCCGTGCCGCGATTGACGGCATGGTATGGCGATGTGGCCTATCGTTATAGCGGTGTTTATCACCCGGCATCGCCATTTCCGAAAATCGTCGCCCCACTTCGCGATTTGGCGGAAGAAAAATCCGGTGCGTCGTTTAACACGGTTCTTCTGAACCATTATCGTGACGGGCGCGACAGTGTTTCGTGGCATGCCGATGACGAGGATGTGCTGGGCGAAAATCCGGTGATTGCCAGCCTGTCATTTGGCGAGGAACGGCGGTTCCATTTCCGGCACAAGAAAACCGGGGACCGGGTCAGTGTCGATCTGCCGCATAATTCATTGTTGATCATGCGGGGCGCGACACAGCATCACTGGTTACATCAGATCCCCAAAACCGCGCGCCAGATCAGACCGCGGATTAATCTGACATTCCGTCATACCGCGCCGGAAAACAAGGTGCGCGGTCGATGA
- a CDS encoding LacI family DNA-binding transcriptional regulator — MAKRVRLLDVAKAAGVSQGTASNAFGKPDLVRKEVRERILEVARELGYRGPHVMARMLRTGKAGALGVVFPDNLEYAFSDPVAIELLRGVGRECARQAVNMMIISAENPEQAITAINNAAVDAFLVHCYSDDNDIISAIQRRNQPLVCIDTDIAGAAGTVVLDDFAGAQMAAQHLIDCGSRRFAILSLQANKAENFGPMNAKRRGAVSHRVVRERLGGYHAALKKAGIAIEDIVHIECENMSSHSAEMVETMLRHHPEIDGVLAMSDVIAIGALDGARASGRKVPDDLKVIGFDGIAEGERTDPPLSSIRQDSVEKGRLAAEMALGEAESDSRVLETSLLVRGSSLIP, encoded by the coding sequence ATGGCAAAACGGGTACGTCTTCTGGATGTGGCCAAGGCAGCCGGGGTATCGCAGGGCACGGCATCAAATGCCTTTGGCAAGCCGGATTTGGTACGCAAGGAAGTCCGGGAGCGCATTCTGGAAGTTGCCAGGGAGCTTGGCTATCGCGGGCCGCATGTGATGGCGCGCATGTTGCGGACCGGCAAGGCCGGGGCGCTTGGCGTGGTGTTTCCCGATAACCTTGAATATGCCTTCAGCGACCCGGTGGCGATTGAACTTCTGCGCGGTGTCGGGCGGGAATGTGCCCGGCAGGCGGTCAATATGATGATCATTTCGGCCGAAAACCCCGAACAGGCGATTACCGCGATCAACAATGCCGCCGTCGATGCGTTTCTGGTGCATTGTTATTCCGACGATAACGACATCATTTCCGCCATTCAGCGCCGCAACCAGCCACTGGTCTGCATCGATACCGATATTGCCGGGGCGGCGGGCACCGTGGTGCTTGATGATTTTGCCGGGGCGCAAATGGCGGCCCAGCATTTGATCGATTGTGGTTCGCGCAGGTTTGCCATCCTGTCCCTGCAGGCCAATAAGGCGGAAAATTTCGGCCCGATGAATGCCAAACGCCGAGGGGCGGTCAGCCACCGTGTGGTGCGCGAGCGGCTTGGCGGGTATCACGCGGCCCTTAAAAAGGCCGGGATCGCGATTGAGGATATCGTCCATATCGAATGCGAAAACATGTCATCGCACAGTGCCGAAATGGTCGAAACCATGTTGCGTCATCACCCGGAAATCGACGGTGTTCTTGCGATGTCCGATGTGATTGCCATCGGTGCACTTGATGGCGCGCGCGCAAGTGGCCGCAAAGTCCCCGATGATCTTAAGGTCATCGGCTTTGATGGTATTGCGGAGGGCGAACGCACCGACCCGCCATTATCGAGCATCCGACAGGATTCCGTTGAAAAGGGGCGGCTGGCGGCCGAAATGGCGCTTGGCGAGGCGGAAAGCGACAGCCGCGTTCTTGAAACCAGCCTGCTTGTCCGCGGATCAAGTTTGATCCCCTAG